From a region of the Dunckerocampus dactyliophorus isolate RoL2022-P2 chromosome 20, RoL_Ddac_1.1, whole genome shotgun sequence genome:
- the LOC129173230 gene encoding claspin isoform X1, with product MSLILSQQQAESLPAVTRATTESDSDSGMGSPAEEMVPAMTNNRHEYPDSDEDEAITTRRKPRHNAIRDSESEEEEATVQRAEALVLSASSGEDMETGETGEKQEKEAKKRIIHAPSDGESEQREEEQQDTRKDAKTAKGSKKRAKSQRHREKKENRSKAVDKLRKKDRFSDLNESTPLPRALNDSGCLLGDTDLFDTGMDEELEEEESLDSIRAAVKQKMKKHKEPFLDRKNEGDEDESEKPQRAERKAARASKEAMRQLHSESQRLIRESELGLPYHVPEPKTISQFFRKRARPEGPAMALLKSREYSAVMFEKPPPPPLAKPTNEDQHLPAEQDSAPALHSTSSHLQPLPQPAATSSPQQESLSQAQNAAESLEADQEFSPMLYLSESLQESITTDSAVKSISGEEASAVITEQTETLCNAQQAEAGPVTLVVPQATCCTDPVSTEPMGLLSTKPKKDKLARLKKLGLDPPPVAKLCANAGDFVQLEPAPLNPGVEALKERYLRHIQPPARPQGERTMQLNIVRKDSTPSGTEELYAESVTVTIKEGQEEPVVTKPGEKLLTLKQRLQLAMAQRRQEERARKAELNRLDNEDCDEEEEEAEMTDSEAEEGVDDLLGGNDGEDEEGSVVQSIRSLSPVARNGPSVTPDLVNTDGTLILFPGNSSSRTGDGGRRSGPSGQDGASKMEEDDSLSLMKDISHNSSFELVGSMITSYQPVSHQRAGRGVSNSNPMFRSPSPCLFRPSFLGSASKSSGKHSEPSLCLPVEDSQDLYAPPSPGVDSEPMGGAAAGPSMGGDSQGRFSLEDDAHSQLLDADGFLNVGPRPGAAARSHKRQLILDSLDENAMDANMGELLGLCSGVFRTAESSASGVAAPFPGETQTEELLGLCSGTFPQTQNEETGKSQEGGHDEDTDNTMDQLLVLCSGKFPSSDSVHTGSPAQDSKKTAVEEEEEEEEDCEFRLLSDVEDDEVSEDDDDADADEDEEEENNDVEEEEMNGVFAPDLVKKAKKKKKMRLADYVDSEAELSGSEEASDDEDDDRGSEYEEEELLEELPSDEELQDQVNKIHMKQIMDDDKRRLRLYQERYLADGDLHSDGPGRARRFRWKNINDGFNTDGAGLEGEEEQEEDEDVDQNEIQRRKERLEREQWLREQAQQKAKNGKALDLDEDDEKIGEEDSRFMRLAKKLTSKTLQKKAELPVQPPPPQKTSLNPFLRPSQPSQLKRGSLLSQPRSVLQKLASISEGNPLAPRNSRGFLFQTLSPEKDDSTSDVPQNQTMKKRGNVAAVNPAAKRVCRLDTSVGHVKAPQRSIFNFLDH from the exons ATGAGCCTGATCCTTTCTCAGCAGCAG GCTGAAAGTCTCCCGGCTGTGACTCGTGCAACCACCGAGAGCGATTCAGACAGCGGAATGGGCTCTCCAGCAGAGGAGATGGTGCCAGCGATGACAAACAATAGGCATGAGTATCCAG ATTCTGACGAGGATGAAGCCATCACCACACGCAGAAAACCTCGGCATAATGCCATCAGAGACAGTGAAAGTGAGGAGGAAGAGGCAACTGTACAACGGGCCGAAGCACTGGTGTTATCTGCTTCCAGTGGAGAGGACATGGAGACTGGAGAGACGGGCGAGAAACAAGAGAAAGAGGCAAAAAAGAGAATAATCCATGCTCCTTCTGATGGTGAATCTGAGCAAAGGGAGGAAGAGCAGCAGGACACGAGGAAGGatgcaaaaacagcaaagggGTCGAAAAAGAGAGCGAAAAGCCAACGGCACCGAGAGAAAAAGGAGAATCGTAGCAAAGCAGTGGACAAACTGAGAAAGAAAGACAGGTTTTCTGACTTGAATGAG AGTACACCACTTCCTCGGGCTTTGAATGACAGTGGCTGCCTGCTGGGTGACACTGACCTGTTTGACACTGGTATGGATGAGGAGCTTGAAGAGGAAGAGTCATTAGACTCCATTCGAGCGGCCGTCAAACAGAAGATGAAAAAGCACAAG GAACCTTTTCTGGATAGAAAAAATGAAGGCGATGAAGATGAATCCGAAAAGCCCCAACGTGCA GAGAGAAAAGCGGCACGTGCGAGTAAAGAGGCAATGAGACAGCTCCACAGTGAGTCTCAGAGACTGATCAGAG AGTCGGAGCTTGGCCTGCCATACCACGTCCCTGAGCCAAAGACCATCAGCCAGTTCTTCAGGAAGAGAGCCAGGCCAGAAGGACCTGCCATGGCCCTGTTGAA GTCTAGAGAGTATTCAGCAGTGATGTTTGAGAAACCTCCACCACCACCTCTTGCCAAGCCCACCAATGAAGACCAGCACCTGCCAGCAGAGCAGGACTCTGCTCCCGCTCTACATTCCACGTCCTCTCATCTCCAGCCCCTGCCTCAGCCCGCCGCCACCTCATCCCCGCAGCAGGAGAGCCTGAGCCAAGCCCAAAACGCTGCTGAGAGCTTAGAAGCTGACCAGGAATTCTCTCCAATGCTTTACCTCTCAGAGAGCTTGCAGGAGTCGATCACAACCGATTCTGCGGTGAAATCTATATCTGGCGAAGAGGCTTCTGCTGTTATTACAGAACAGACTGAGACTCTTTGTAATGCCCAGCAAGCAGAGGCCGGACCTGTAACTTTGGTTGTGCCTCAAGCCACCTGTTGTACTGACCCAGTGTCAACTGAACCTATGGGGCTGCTGTCCACCAAACCCAAAAAGGATAAATTAGCCAGACTGAAGAAGCTTGGACTGGACCCTCCACCTGTTGCCAAGTTGTGCGCTAATGCCGGAGATTTTGTTCAGCTTGAGCCTGCACCACTCAACCCAG GTGTGGAGGCTCTGAAGGAGCGATACCTTCGTCACATCCAGCCTCCAGCTCGTCCCCAAGGGGAGCGCACCATGCAGCTCAACATTGTCCGTAAAGACAGCACCCCATCTGGAACGGAGGAGTTGTACGCTGAGTCTGTCACCGTCACTATTAAAGAAGGACAAGAAGAGCCTGTGGTGACCAAACCTG GAGAGAAACTGTTGACCCTGAAGCAGCGGCTGCAGCTAGCCATGGCCCAGCGGAGACAGGAGGAGCGGGCGCGCAAGGCAGAGCTGAATCGCCTTGATAATGAAGATtgtgatgaggaagaggaggaggcagaAATGACTGACTCCGAGGCAGAAGAG GGTGTGGATGATTTATTGGGAGGCAATGATGGTGAAGATGAGGAGGGCAGTGTGGTCCAGAGTATTAGGAGTCTATCCCCTGTGGCACGAAATGGCCCGTCAGTAACTCCAGACCTAGTTAACACCGATGGAACACTCATACTGTTCCCAGGCAACTCCTCCTCTCGCACTGG TGATGGTGGAAGGAGATCTGGTCCTTCTGGACAAGACGGTGCCAGTAAGATGG AAGAGGACGACTCTCTGTCCCTGATGAAGGACATCAGCCACAACAGCAGCTTTGAGCTGGTCGGATCCATGATTACTTCCTACCAACCTGTCAGCCATCAGCGCGCAGGGAGAGGAGTTTCCAACTCTAACCCCATGTTCCGCTCCCCTTCTCCATGCCTCTTCAGGCCCAGCTTCCTTGGCTCTGCTTCCAAG AGCTCTGGCAAACACTCTGAGCCCTCACTGTGCCTCCCGGTGGAGGACTCCCAAGACTTGTACGCCCCTCCCTCCCCAGGTGTGGACTCTGAGCCCATGGGTGGAGCAGCTGCTGGGCCCAGCATGGGCGGAGACTCCCAAGGTCGCTTCTCTTTGGAGGATGACGCCCACTCCCAATTACTCGATGCGGACGGCTTCCTGAATGTGGGCCCTCGGCCTGGTGCAGCAGCCCGCTCCCACAAGAGACAGTTGATCCTGGACAGCCTGGATGAAAATGCAATGGATGCCAACATGGGGGAGCTTTTAGGTCTGTGCTCGGGTGTTTTTAGGACGGCGGAGAGCAGCGCCAGTGGCGTAGCGGCACCATTCCCTGGGGAAACGCAGACAGAAGAACTTCTCGGACTGTGCTCAGGAACGTTCCCACAAACACAGAATGAAGAGACGGGAAAGAGCCAGGAGGGAGGACACGATGAAGACACAGACAACACCATGGATCAGCTACTGGTGCTGTGCTCGGGCAAGTTTCCCAGCTCAG ATTCTGTTCACACAGGTTCACCAGCACAAGACAG TAAAAAGACtgcagtggaggaggaggaggaggaggaagaagactgTGAGTTCCGGCTTCTGTCAGATGTG GAAGATGATGAAGTCAGTGAAGATGATGACGATGCAGATGCTGAtgaagacgaagaagaagagaaCAATGACGTAGAAGAAGAGGAGATGAATGGAGTGTTTGCACCTGATCTTGTTAAAAAGgcgaaaaagaagaaaaaaat GCGCCTGGCCGACTACGTGGACTCTGAGGCTGAGCTGTCAGGCAGCGAGGAAGCAAGTGATGACGAAGATGACGACAGAGGGAGCGAGTACGAGGAAGAGGAGCTTCTGGAGGAGCTTCCCTCTGATGAGGAGCTCCAGGACCAGGTCAACAAGATCCACAT GAAGCAGATAATGGATGACGACAAGCGACGTCTGAGGCTGTACCAGGAGCGCTACCTGGCCGATGGCGATTTGCATTCTGATGGCCCTGGACGGGCTCGCCGTTTCCGTTGGAAGAACATAA ATGACGGCTTCAACACAGACGGGGCCGGACTTGAAGGTGAGGaagagcaggaggaggatgaagacgtAGATCAGAATGAGATCCAGAGGAGGAAGGAGAGGTTGGAAAGAGAGCAGTGGCTCAGAGAACAg gcccaacagaaagccaaaaatgggaAGGCTTTGGATTTGGATGAGGATGACGAGAAGATTGGAGAGGAAGATAGTCGTTTCATGAGGCTGGCCAAGAAGCTGACTTCCAAGACGCTGCAGAAGAAAG CAGAGCTTCCTgtgcaaccaccaccaccacaaaagACCTCTCTCAATCCCTTTCTCAGACCCTCGCAGCCCTCACAG TTAAAGAGAGGTTCCCTCCTGAGTCAGCCTCGGTCCGTCCTGCAGAAGTTGGCCTCCATATCCGAGGGGAATCCACTCGCACCCCGAAACAGTCGCGGATTCCTCTTTCAGACGCTGTCGCCAGAAAAGGACGACTCCACTTCAGACGTTCCTCAGAATCAG ACGATGAAGAAGAGAGGGAACGTGGCAGCAGTGAACCCAGCAGCCAAGAGGGTCTGCAGGCTAGACACATCTGTTGGACATGTAAAAGCCCCCCAGAGAAGtatttttaactttttggacCACTGA
- the LOC129173230 gene encoding claspin isoform X2 has product MSLILSQQQAESLPAVTRATTESDSDSGMGSPAEEMVPAMTNNRHEYPDSDEDEAITTRRKPRHNAIRDSESEEEEATVQRAEALVLSASSGEDMETGETGEKQEKEAKKRIIHAPSDGESEQREEEQQDTRKDAKTAKGSKKRAKSQRHREKKENRSKAVDKLRKKDRFSDLNESTPLPRALNDSGCLLGDTDLFDTGMDEELEEEESLDSIRAAVKQKMKKHKEPFLDRKNEGDEDESEKPQRAERKAARASKEAMRQLHSESQRLIRESELGLPYHVPEPKTISQFFRKRARPEGPAMALLKSREYSAVMFEKPPPPPLAKPTNEDQHLPAEQDSAPALHSTSSHLQPLPQPAATSSPQQESLSQAQNAAESLEADQEFSPMLYLSESLQESITTDSAVKSISGEEASAVITEQTETLCNAQQAEAGPVTLVVPQATCCTDPVSTEPMGLLSTKPKKDKLARLKKLGLDPPPVAKLCANAGDFVQLEPAPLNPGVEALKERYLRHIQPPARPQGERTMQLNIVRKDSTPSGTEELYAESVTVTIKEGQEEPVVTKPGEKLLTLKQRLQLAMAQRRQEERARKAELNRLDNEDCDEEEEEAEMTDSEAEEGVDDLLGGNDGEDEEGSVVQSIRSLSPVARNGPSVTPDLVNTDGTLILFPGNSSSRTGDGGRRSGPSGQDGASKMEEDDSLSLMKDISHNSSFELVGSMITSYQPVSHQRAGRGVSNSNPMFRSPSPCLFRPSFLGSASKSSGKHSEPSLCLPVEDSQDLYAPPSPGVDSEPMGGAAAGPSMGGDSQGRFSLEDDAHSQLLDADGFLNVGPRPGAAARSHKRQLILDSLDENAMDANMGELLGLCSGVFRTAESSASGVAAPFPGETQTEELLGLCSGTFPQTQNEETGKSQEGGHDEDTDNTMDQLLVLCSGKFPSSDSVHTGSPAQDSKKTAVEEEEEEEEDCEFRLLSDVEDDEVSEDDDDADADEDEEEENNDVEEEEMNGVFAPDLVKKAKKKKKMRLADYVDSEAELSGSEEASDDEDDDRGSEYEEEELLEELPSDEELQDQVNKIHMKQIMDDDKRRLRLYQERYLADGDLHSDGPGRARRFRWKNINDGFNTDGAGLEGEEEQEEDEDVDQNEIQRRKERLEREQWLREQAQQKAKNGKALDLDEDDEKIGEEDSRFMRLAKKLTSKTLQKKELPVQPPPPQKTSLNPFLRPSQPSQLKRGSLLSQPRSVLQKLASISEGNPLAPRNSRGFLFQTLSPEKDDSTSDVPQNQTMKKRGNVAAVNPAAKRVCRLDTSVGHVKAPQRSIFNFLDH; this is encoded by the exons ATGAGCCTGATCCTTTCTCAGCAGCAG GCTGAAAGTCTCCCGGCTGTGACTCGTGCAACCACCGAGAGCGATTCAGACAGCGGAATGGGCTCTCCAGCAGAGGAGATGGTGCCAGCGATGACAAACAATAGGCATGAGTATCCAG ATTCTGACGAGGATGAAGCCATCACCACACGCAGAAAACCTCGGCATAATGCCATCAGAGACAGTGAAAGTGAGGAGGAAGAGGCAACTGTACAACGGGCCGAAGCACTGGTGTTATCTGCTTCCAGTGGAGAGGACATGGAGACTGGAGAGACGGGCGAGAAACAAGAGAAAGAGGCAAAAAAGAGAATAATCCATGCTCCTTCTGATGGTGAATCTGAGCAAAGGGAGGAAGAGCAGCAGGACACGAGGAAGGatgcaaaaacagcaaagggGTCGAAAAAGAGAGCGAAAAGCCAACGGCACCGAGAGAAAAAGGAGAATCGTAGCAAAGCAGTGGACAAACTGAGAAAGAAAGACAGGTTTTCTGACTTGAATGAG AGTACACCACTTCCTCGGGCTTTGAATGACAGTGGCTGCCTGCTGGGTGACACTGACCTGTTTGACACTGGTATGGATGAGGAGCTTGAAGAGGAAGAGTCATTAGACTCCATTCGAGCGGCCGTCAAACAGAAGATGAAAAAGCACAAG GAACCTTTTCTGGATAGAAAAAATGAAGGCGATGAAGATGAATCCGAAAAGCCCCAACGTGCA GAGAGAAAAGCGGCACGTGCGAGTAAAGAGGCAATGAGACAGCTCCACAGTGAGTCTCAGAGACTGATCAGAG AGTCGGAGCTTGGCCTGCCATACCACGTCCCTGAGCCAAAGACCATCAGCCAGTTCTTCAGGAAGAGAGCCAGGCCAGAAGGACCTGCCATGGCCCTGTTGAA GTCTAGAGAGTATTCAGCAGTGATGTTTGAGAAACCTCCACCACCACCTCTTGCCAAGCCCACCAATGAAGACCAGCACCTGCCAGCAGAGCAGGACTCTGCTCCCGCTCTACATTCCACGTCCTCTCATCTCCAGCCCCTGCCTCAGCCCGCCGCCACCTCATCCCCGCAGCAGGAGAGCCTGAGCCAAGCCCAAAACGCTGCTGAGAGCTTAGAAGCTGACCAGGAATTCTCTCCAATGCTTTACCTCTCAGAGAGCTTGCAGGAGTCGATCACAACCGATTCTGCGGTGAAATCTATATCTGGCGAAGAGGCTTCTGCTGTTATTACAGAACAGACTGAGACTCTTTGTAATGCCCAGCAAGCAGAGGCCGGACCTGTAACTTTGGTTGTGCCTCAAGCCACCTGTTGTACTGACCCAGTGTCAACTGAACCTATGGGGCTGCTGTCCACCAAACCCAAAAAGGATAAATTAGCCAGACTGAAGAAGCTTGGACTGGACCCTCCACCTGTTGCCAAGTTGTGCGCTAATGCCGGAGATTTTGTTCAGCTTGAGCCTGCACCACTCAACCCAG GTGTGGAGGCTCTGAAGGAGCGATACCTTCGTCACATCCAGCCTCCAGCTCGTCCCCAAGGGGAGCGCACCATGCAGCTCAACATTGTCCGTAAAGACAGCACCCCATCTGGAACGGAGGAGTTGTACGCTGAGTCTGTCACCGTCACTATTAAAGAAGGACAAGAAGAGCCTGTGGTGACCAAACCTG GAGAGAAACTGTTGACCCTGAAGCAGCGGCTGCAGCTAGCCATGGCCCAGCGGAGACAGGAGGAGCGGGCGCGCAAGGCAGAGCTGAATCGCCTTGATAATGAAGATtgtgatgaggaagaggaggaggcagaAATGACTGACTCCGAGGCAGAAGAG GGTGTGGATGATTTATTGGGAGGCAATGATGGTGAAGATGAGGAGGGCAGTGTGGTCCAGAGTATTAGGAGTCTATCCCCTGTGGCACGAAATGGCCCGTCAGTAACTCCAGACCTAGTTAACACCGATGGAACACTCATACTGTTCCCAGGCAACTCCTCCTCTCGCACTGG TGATGGTGGAAGGAGATCTGGTCCTTCTGGACAAGACGGTGCCAGTAAGATGG AAGAGGACGACTCTCTGTCCCTGATGAAGGACATCAGCCACAACAGCAGCTTTGAGCTGGTCGGATCCATGATTACTTCCTACCAACCTGTCAGCCATCAGCGCGCAGGGAGAGGAGTTTCCAACTCTAACCCCATGTTCCGCTCCCCTTCTCCATGCCTCTTCAGGCCCAGCTTCCTTGGCTCTGCTTCCAAG AGCTCTGGCAAACACTCTGAGCCCTCACTGTGCCTCCCGGTGGAGGACTCCCAAGACTTGTACGCCCCTCCCTCCCCAGGTGTGGACTCTGAGCCCATGGGTGGAGCAGCTGCTGGGCCCAGCATGGGCGGAGACTCCCAAGGTCGCTTCTCTTTGGAGGATGACGCCCACTCCCAATTACTCGATGCGGACGGCTTCCTGAATGTGGGCCCTCGGCCTGGTGCAGCAGCCCGCTCCCACAAGAGACAGTTGATCCTGGACAGCCTGGATGAAAATGCAATGGATGCCAACATGGGGGAGCTTTTAGGTCTGTGCTCGGGTGTTTTTAGGACGGCGGAGAGCAGCGCCAGTGGCGTAGCGGCACCATTCCCTGGGGAAACGCAGACAGAAGAACTTCTCGGACTGTGCTCAGGAACGTTCCCACAAACACAGAATGAAGAGACGGGAAAGAGCCAGGAGGGAGGACACGATGAAGACACAGACAACACCATGGATCAGCTACTGGTGCTGTGCTCGGGCAAGTTTCCCAGCTCAG ATTCTGTTCACACAGGTTCACCAGCACAAGACAG TAAAAAGACtgcagtggaggaggaggaggaggaggaagaagactgTGAGTTCCGGCTTCTGTCAGATGTG GAAGATGATGAAGTCAGTGAAGATGATGACGATGCAGATGCTGAtgaagacgaagaagaagagaaCAATGACGTAGAAGAAGAGGAGATGAATGGAGTGTTTGCACCTGATCTTGTTAAAAAGgcgaaaaagaagaaaaaaat GCGCCTGGCCGACTACGTGGACTCTGAGGCTGAGCTGTCAGGCAGCGAGGAAGCAAGTGATGACGAAGATGACGACAGAGGGAGCGAGTACGAGGAAGAGGAGCTTCTGGAGGAGCTTCCCTCTGATGAGGAGCTCCAGGACCAGGTCAACAAGATCCACAT GAAGCAGATAATGGATGACGACAAGCGACGTCTGAGGCTGTACCAGGAGCGCTACCTGGCCGATGGCGATTTGCATTCTGATGGCCCTGGACGGGCTCGCCGTTTCCGTTGGAAGAACATAA ATGACGGCTTCAACACAGACGGGGCCGGACTTGAAGGTGAGGaagagcaggaggaggatgaagacgtAGATCAGAATGAGATCCAGAGGAGGAAGGAGAGGTTGGAAAGAGAGCAGTGGCTCAGAGAACAg gcccaacagaaagccaaaaatgggaAGGCTTTGGATTTGGATGAGGATGACGAGAAGATTGGAGAGGAAGATAGTCGTTTCATGAGGCTGGCCAAGAAGCTGACTTCCAAGACGCTGCAGAAGAAAG AGCTTCCTgtgcaaccaccaccaccacaaaagACCTCTCTCAATCCCTTTCTCAGACCCTCGCAGCCCTCACAG TTAAAGAGAGGTTCCCTCCTGAGTCAGCCTCGGTCCGTCCTGCAGAAGTTGGCCTCCATATCCGAGGGGAATCCACTCGCACCCCGAAACAGTCGCGGATTCCTCTTTCAGACGCTGTCGCCAGAAAAGGACGACTCCACTTCAGACGTTCCTCAGAATCAG ACGATGAAGAAGAGAGGGAACGTGGCAGCAGTGAACCCAGCAGCCAAGAGGGTCTGCAGGCTAGACACATCTGTTGGACATGTAAAAGCCCCCCAGAGAAGtatttttaactttttggacCACTGA